The sequence TCCACGGCCTGCCGTTTGTGGCCGCGATGGGCATGATGGACGCGCTCGTGGGCACGGCTTCGACGCCGGGGTTGGGCCTTGCCGGTAAGGTGGGTATCCAGTGGCCGAGCGATATCGTGTGCGGTGCGCCCGCGTTTGAGACGTCGCTCGCGCGCGTCGCCGTCAACGGCGGTGCCGGTGCTGCGGGCATGTTCGGTGCCGTGACGGTGGATATTGAGCGTTCGGCGTTGAGCGAGCTCGGTGTGGGTGTGGCTGACGAAGCGCTGGTCGAGGCGCTGGCCGCCGCCATGCTGGCCCGCGTGGACGCCTGGGCGGTTGTTGCCAACACGCCGCAAGGCGCCGCGGGGCCGCTGGCTCCCGTGCTGGGCGAGTACTTCGACATGGTGCCGCTGCTGGGCCGCCAAGTTGCGGCGGTGTCGCCCAACGGTTTGCCGCTTGCGGTCGGTGTGTTTGCGGGCCTGGACATCTGGGGCCGAGCGACCATCAAGACCGATGCCGGCGAGCAGGAGTTTCCGCCCGAGGCTGTACGAATTCGCGGACTGTAGCGTCTCGGCTTCGCCAGAGCCTACGCTAACTCCTGCATGCGGCGGTAGATTTCGCAGATGCCTTTGATGGTGAGTTGGCCGTCGACTATGTCGAAGGCGTCGGTCGAATCGGCGACGATGCTGGCGAGGCCGCCCGTGGCGATAACGGTGGCATCCTCGCGGCCCAGCTCGCGCTTCATGCGCGCGACCAGGCCCTCAGCCATGGCGGCGGCGCCCGTTACGGCGCCGACCTTGATGCACTCCTCGGTATCGCGGCCGATGGCGTGCTCGGGCGCCTCGAGCGGAACGCTGGCGAGCTTGGCGGCTCGGGCGGCGAGCGCGTCCATCGAAATGCGGATGCCCGGCGCAATCGCTCCGCCAATGTAATAACCGTCCTCATCGATGACGTCGATATTGGTCGCGGTGCCAAAGTCCACCACGATTGCCGGCGCGCCGTAGAAAGTTTCGGCCGCAACGGCGTTAGCGACGCGATCGGCGCCTACGGCCTGGGGACGCGCCGCGCGCAGCTTGGTCACCGCGGCCGTCTGCGGTCCGATGACGATGGCGTCTGCGGCAATGCGGTCGGCCACGGCGTGCCATTCGCGCGAGAGCTGCGGCACCACGCCTGCAAAGGCGATCGCGTCGACCGCGTCGAGCGAAAGGCCGTACATCTTGAAGAAACCCATCAGGCGCACATGGATCTCGTCGGCGGTATAGGAGCGGTCGGTGGGCATACGCCACGACTGCACCAACTCGTCTCCGTCAAACAGGCCCATGGCCGTCTGCGTGTTTCCCATATCGATAGCGAGCAGCATGTCTACTCCCGGTGTTGGCATAAAAGGACGCGCACCATTGTATACGCGCCGCCGACGGCGCTCGGCTGCGATTCGTTTACGGTGATAGGGGCTGAGGGGTTTAAATATGAAGGAATTATGCTCTACGAGATTTTCCTTGCCGTTTACCGAACTCCCGCGTAATATTCTTTCTTGCGCACATGAGGCGCCCAGACATTGCGGGGTGGAGCAGTCTGGTAGCTCGCCGGGCTCATAACCCGGAGGTCGTAGGTTCAAATCCTGCCCCCGCGACCAAGAACTTGCAGCTCGTCGGCCTAGCCGGCGAGCTTTTTTGTTATTTCGGGACCGTGTTTTCGGTCCAATTCTCGGCCTCTCAAACAAAATCTCGATCTGTAACATCTAGACCCGATTTGGGCGGCTAGGTGTTACAGACCGAGATATACCGGTGGGTTGGGTCGTGTTTGTCTAAATCTGTAACACGAGGGACGGATTTTGCCGAGTTGATGTTATAGATTGAGATTTTCTAGCAGGCGGGTTTGGTTTATCTCGATCTGTAACAGTAAGACCCGGTTTTGCCGCGTAACTGTTACAGATTGAGATAAACCGACGGGCCGCCCCGCTCTGCCCCATCCACCTGCCGCCACCTGATATTCGCCGATTTCCGTTGTGCTGCTGTGCCTCCATGCCATATCCTCTAGACAACTACGCGGCAACATCGCCGCCGCGCCTACAAGAGAGGAATGTCCATGACCGCACCTGCATCCAAGCTGCTTCAGCCCATTACGGTTGGCCCCCTTGAGCTCAAAAACCGCATTATGTTTCCGCCGCTGACCACCGGCTACGAGGAGCGTGACGGCTCCATTGGCGAGCGCAGCCTGGCTTTTTACGAGCGTTTGGCCCGTGGCGGCGTGAGTTACATCGTCATCGGCGACGTTGCTCCCGTCATGACCGCAAGCCCCACGCCCAAGCTGGCGACCGACGCCCAAATCCCCACGTTTAAGGCCCTGGCCGATGCCGTCCACAAGCACGGCGCCAAGGTCGCGCTGCAGCTGTTCCACCCCGAGTACGACGTGCCCGGTGTCGGCCGCATGGTCATGGGATCCATGGCCGCCGCCAAGGCCGCGCAGGAGGCCAAGGCCGCCGGCGACGAGGAGACCTTTGCCGCCAAGATGGCCGAGTCCAACGAGATCCGCAACCAGGCCTACGCCAAGCTGCACCACGACATGCAGCACTTTGTGAACGAGGCGAGTGTGGAGCAGCTCACCCAGATCAAGGAGGCTATCGCCGCCTCGGCCGCTCGCGCGCAGCAGGCCGGGATCGATGCCATCGAGGTCCACGGCGACCGCCTGGTAGGTTCGCTGTGCTCGGCCATCCTCAACCAGCGCACCGACGAGTACGGCGGCTCGTTCGAGAACCGCGTTCGCTACGCGCTGGAGGTCGTCGCTGCCATTAAGGAAGCCGCGCCGCAGCTGATGGTGGAGTACAAGCTCCCCGTGATCATGGAGAACCCCGACGGCACGCCGCGCGGCAAGGGCGGCCTGCAGCCCGACGAGGCCTGCGAGTTCGCCAAGCTGCTCGAGGGCGCGGGCATCGATATGATCCAGGTCGCACAGGCCAACCACACCGGCAACATGGGCGACACCATTCCGCCCATGGGCGCCATGCCCTACAACTGGACGCTGCCCGTGGCCGAGCGCGTCAAGGCCCTGGTCTCCGTGCCGGTGGCAACCGTGGGCCGCGTGGTTTCGGTCGAGGCCGGCGAGAAGATTCTGGAAGACGGCGCCGCCGACATCATCGCCTATGGCCGCTCGCTCATGTGCGACCCCGACATTGCGCTGAAGGCCGCCACGGGTGAGCCCATCCGCGAGTGCCTCAACTGCAACAAGGGTTGCGTCGATGCGATTCAAAACCGCAAGTACATTTCGTGCGTGCTCAATGCCGAGAACGGCGACGAGGCGACCATCGCCATCAAGCCGGGCGAGGGCGACAAGAAGATCGCCGTGGTGGGCGGCGGCATCG is a genomic window of Collinsella aerofaciens containing:
- a CDS encoding type III pantothenate kinase, translating into MLLAIDMGNTQTAMGLFDGDELVQSWRMPTDRSYTADEIHVRLMGFFKMYGLSLDAVDAIAFAGVVPQLSREWHAVADRIAADAIVIGPQTAAVTKLRAARPQAVGADRVANAVAAETFYGAPAIVVDFGTATNIDVIDEDGYYIGGAIAPGIRISMDALAARAAKLASVPLEAPEHAIGRDTEECIKVGAVTGAAAMAEGLVARMKRELGREDATVIATGGLASIVADSTDAFDIVDGQLTIKGICEIYRRMQELA
- the bilR gene encoding bilirubin reductase, long form, coding for MTAPASKLLQPITVGPLELKNRIMFPPLTTGYEERDGSIGERSLAFYERLARGGVSYIVIGDVAPVMTASPTPKLATDAQIPTFKALADAVHKHGAKVALQLFHPEYDVPGVGRMVMGSMAAAKAAQEAKAAGDEETFAAKMAESNEIRNQAYAKLHHDMQHFVNEASVEQLTQIKEAIAASAARAQQAGIDAIEVHGDRLVGSLCSAILNQRTDEYGGSFENRVRYALEVVAAIKEAAPQLMVEYKLPVIMENPDGTPRGKGGLQPDEACEFAKLLEGAGIDMIQVAQANHTGNMGDTIPPMGAMPYNWTLPVAERVKALVSVPVATVGRVVSVEAGEKILEDGAADIIAYGRSLMCDPDIALKAATGEPIRECLNCNKGCVDAIQNRKYISCVLNAENGDEATIAIKPGEGDKKIAVVGGGIAGLEAARVAAKRGYDVTVCEASDHLGGQIVLAAAPPRKDEIMRSVEYYEKILPGLGVKVELSHAATAEDLNAADAAIVAVGAHDVVIPVPGADSEKVVSSWDVLAGKVELSGRVAVIGGGLVGTETAEYLLQHGCEVAIVEMLDKIAAGESETILPLIMSDFAEHNVEQHVKTRLTAITDEGVEAVRTTEDGAEEPVKIACDYVVMAVGSKANAFDLDGVTVPVTCVGDCSGERTADIASAIRTAYHAANEL